One genomic window of Vibrio mangrovi includes the following:
- the hemB gene encoding porphobilinogen synthase produces MSVSIVGQFPGRRMRRVRKHDFSRRLVAENQLSVSDLIYPIFVLMGKDRREPIASMPGIERLSIDLLLEEAQYLASLGVPAIALFPSVNQDVKSLDAAEAYNPEGLIQRAVRSLKEHVPEIGVITDVALDPYTIHGQDGIIDEQGYVINDVTTEVLVKQALSHAQAGADVVAPSDMMDGRIGLIRDALEEAGCIHTQIMAYSAKYASNYYGPFRDAIGSAANLKSGNKKTYQMDPANSDEALQEVALDIGEGADMVMVKPGMPYLDVVRRVKSELQVPTFAYQVSGEYAMHKAAFLNGWLKEKETVMESLLCFKRAGADGILTYFAKDVAQWLAEEQEDVVAALKRK; encoded by the coding sequence GTGTCAGTTTCTATAGTAGGTCAGTTTCCCGGTCGTCGTATGCGTCGTGTACGTAAACATGATTTCAGTCGTCGTCTGGTGGCGGAGAATCAGCTATCTGTCAGCGATCTGATTTATCCGATATTTGTTCTGATGGGAAAAGACCGTCGTGAACCTATTGCGTCGATGCCAGGGATAGAGCGTTTATCGATCGACTTACTCCTTGAGGAAGCCCAGTATCTTGCCAGCCTTGGTGTACCTGCAATTGCACTTTTCCCTTCTGTAAATCAGGATGTGAAAAGTCTCGATGCCGCAGAAGCTTATAATCCGGAAGGTTTAATTCAACGGGCTGTTCGTTCGCTGAAAGAGCATGTTCCTGAAATCGGTGTGATTACCGATGTAGCGCTGGATCCATACACGATTCACGGGCAGGACGGCATTATTGATGAACAAGGATATGTGATCAATGATGTAACGACGGAAGTGTTGGTCAAACAGGCGCTATCTCATGCACAGGCCGGGGCCGATGTTGTGGCACCTTCAGATATGATGGATGGGCGGATTGGCCTGATTCGGGATGCTCTCGAAGAAGCCGGATGTATTCATACTCAAATCATGGCTTACTCTGCGAAGTATGCGTCGAACTATTACGGGCCATTCCGGGATGCTATCGGTTCGGCAGCCAACCTGAAAAGTGGCAACAAGAAAACTTATCAGATGGACCCGGCGAATTCCGACGAAGCACTTCAGGAAGTGGCTCTGGACATCGGTGAAGGGGCCGATATGGTGATGGTGAAACCGGGTATGCCTTATCTGGATGTGGTACGCCGGGTGAAATCAGAGCTTCAGGTTCCGACCTTCGCTTATCAGGTTTCCGGAGAATACGCGATGCATAAAGCCGCATTTCTCAATGGCTGGTTGAAGGAAAAAGAAACCGTCATGGAATCTCTGCTCTGTTTTAAACGGGCCGGGGCGGACGGCATTCTGACCTATTTTGCCAAGGATGTTGCTCAGTGGCTGGCTGAAGAGCAGGAAGACGTGGTTGCAGCACTGAAGAGAAAATAG
- a CDS encoding TatD family hydrolase, producing the protein MIDTHAHVYAQEFDHDRDTVIQRALAQGIDTICMPNIDLDSIEPMLATEAAYPHVCRSMMGLHPCYVDQQVHQTLDTIYAWFDKHDFIAVGEIGIDLYWDTTYRAEQENAFLTQLGWAKEKNLPVVIHTRNSMQETIDLLAQAQDGTLQGVFHCFGGSVEEARAIQDLGFHLGLGGVTTFKNGGMDKVIPHLDMDQIILETDCPYLAPVPHRGKRNEPAYTHLVAERIAGLKEISVEEVDKLTTTNAAQLFRLS; encoded by the coding sequence ATGATCGACACCCATGCTCATGTTTATGCCCAAGAATTCGACCACGATCGGGATACTGTAATCCAGCGGGCTCTGGCACAAGGCATCGACACGATCTGCATGCCGAATATTGACCTTGACTCCATTGAGCCCATGCTGGCCACTGAAGCTGCTTATCCGCATGTATGCCGCTCAATGATGGGTCTGCATCCCTGCTATGTTGATCAACAGGTTCATCAGACACTGGATACGATTTATGCCTGGTTTGATAAACATGACTTCATTGCTGTCGGAGAAATCGGAATTGACCTGTATTGGGATACCACTTACCGGGCCGAGCAGGAAAATGCATTTCTGACTCAGCTTGGCTGGGCGAAAGAGAAAAACTTACCGGTGGTCATTCACACCCGCAATTCGATGCAAGAAACCATTGATCTGCTGGCACAGGCTCAGGATGGCACGTTGCAGGGTGTATTCCACTGCTTCGGTGGCAGTGTCGAAGAAGCCAGAGCGATTCAGGATTTAGGATTCCATCTGGGCTTAGGCGGCGTGACTACCTTTAAAAACGGTGGGATGGACAAAGTCATTCCTCATCTTGATATGGACCAAATCATTCTGGAAACCGATTGTCCTTACCTTGCCCCGGTGCCTCATCGCGGCAAACGCAATGAACCGGCTTACACTCATCTTGTGGCTGAGCGAATTGCCGGGCTGAAAGAAATCTCTGTTGAAGAGGTGGATAAACTAACAACAACAAACGCTGCACAGTTATTCCGTCTTTCCTGA